In bacterium, the genomic window TCACAGTTACAGTATTACTTTGGGTACTAACAGATCCAGTCGAGAGAGTACCAAGGTTAATTGTCGTTGAACTTAAAACTGAAGTAATTGAAGGGATTTGGGCTCCGACGCACTGAAAACCGCTGCAAGCAGTGTAGTTGGTTGAAATTGATTGCCCAGGGGCAAAGCCACCACCGGTATCGCTTAGATTGTAGTTAGCTGAGGATTTTGAGCCACCAAAGATACCAAACTCTCCCTCGAGGTTATAAGTGGCTGAAGTGGAAGTAAAAGCTTCTACCAAGCTAGGGAGAAAAAGAAGTAAAGAAGTAAAGATAGATATAGTTAAACAGAACCGGGCAAGGGCCTTCATTAAAGCAATTTTACTTCTTTAAGATGGGTAACTGCAAATTTGCCTTTTATTTCAGCAAAGCTTAAAATGTGGCAGAATTACAGTTATAATTAATAAATTCATGCGTCCTTATTTACCAAAAGAAATTGAAGCTAAGTGGCGAAAGCGTTGGGAGTCTGCCAAATCCTTCGAGGTTGATATCGAAAAAGCGCCGGAGCCTTTCTACAACTTGATGATGTTCCCTTACCCATCTGGCGAAGGTTTGCACGTCGGGCATGTTTACGCCTTTGGGGGAGCGGATACTTTCGGCCACTACATGAAAATGAAGGGTAAAGATGTCTTTGAGCCGATGGGTTTTGACAGCTTTGGAATTCATTCTGAGAATTTTGCGATCAAACAAGGTAAACACCCCAAAGAACTCATAGAGCAGACTACAAAATATTTCCGTGAAGAGCAATTAAAAAAGCTCGGGGCGCTTTTTGATTGGCAACACTCAGTGACTACTTCTGATCCAGATTATTACCGTTGGACACAGTGGTTATTTATCCAGCTTTTTAAAGCTGGTTTAGCGGTCCGTAAGAAAGCTAAAGTTGACTGGTGCCCAAGCTGTAAAACTGTCTTGGCTGATGAGCAGGTTATCGGCGGAAAATGTGAGCGTTGTGGGACCGAAGTTGAGAGTAAGGAACTTGAGCAGTGGTTTTTTAAAATTACCGATTATGCCCAGAGACTGCTCGACAATTTAGAAAAGATTGACTGGTCTGAGACGACGAAAACAATGCAGAAGAATTGGATTGGTCGCAGTGACGGTGCCGAGATCAAATTCAAACTAAGAAATGTTCCCGGACAGGAAGATGGTAAGCACTCAGTCAGCGTTTATACTACCAGACCCGAGACAATTTTCGGGGCAACCTTTTTGGTTATTTCTCCGGAAACCGTTAAATCCTGGTTGGAGGTTGGTTGGAAAGCCTCTGATGAAGTTAAAAGCTACGTTGAGGAAAGTTTAAACAAAACTGAGATTACCCGCCAAGAAGAAGGTAAGGACAAGACTGGAATCGATTCTGAGATTAAAGCAGTGCACCCCCTCACCGGCGAATTGCTACCAGTTTGGGTAGCTGATTATGTCCTTGGTTCCTATGGTAGTGGAGCAATTATGGCAGTACCAGCTCACGACCGGAGAGATTACGCTTTTGCCAAGAAGTTCAAGCTACCTATTGTGGAAGTTATTGACGGTCAAGTCTCAGATAAAGAAGTTTGGGAAGGAGAAGGCAAGCTGATCAACTCAAGACAGTTTAACGGTCAAAGTACCCAAGAGGCTAAAAATAATATATCAAAATATCTCGAAGAAAATCAATACGGATCAGTAAAAGTTAACTACCACCTCCGCGACTGGCTGATTTCTCGCCAGCGCTATTGGGGTCCACCGATCCCAATGATCTACTGTAGTAAATGTGCAGAAGAGGGTAAATCTTGGTTTACTTCCGAGGAAGCAAAGAATTGGCAAAATGAAAAATTAAAAATTAAAAGTGGAAAAATTCTTCATTCTTCATTCTCAATTCTTAATTCCCAGATGGTTGGTTGGTATCCTGTGTCCGAGAAAGACTTACCGGTTGAATTACCCGAGATCGAAGACTACCAACCCAAAGGCAGCGGTGTCAGTCCACTCTCGTCTTTGCCAGAATTTGTGAGCGTAAAATGCCCTAGTTGCGGCGAAGATGCCAAAAGAGAGACTGACGTTTCCGACACCTTTCTCGACTCCTCCTGGTATTTCTTGCGTTACCCTTCAACCAAGGTAAAGAATGAGCCTTTCGATCGAAGCCTAACTAAAAAGTGGTTGCCGGTGGATATGTATATTGGTGGCAATGAGCACGCGGTCTTGCATCTGCTTTACACCCGCTTCATCACCATGGTCCTACGTGATCAAGGTTGGCTCAACTTTGAAGAACCTTTCAAAAAGTTCCGGGCTCATTCTTTGATCACTTACAAAGGGGCCAAAATGAGTAAATCGCGCGGCAATGTCATCAATCCGAACGAGTACATGGATACTTATGGAACTGACACCCTGCGTATGTACCTTCTTTTCATTGGTCCTTATGATCAAGGTGGGGAGTTCAATGACCGGGCGATTGCTGGTATGTTCCGCTTTCTTGCCCGAGTTTGGACACTCACCCAAGAAGTAAAAGAAAAACCTGGTCATCAAATTGACCCAGAGCAAAACAAGAAGCTCCAAGAACTGATCAAAAATCTTGACCGTGGGATTTCAAGTTTGAAGTTTAACACTAGCATTGCCTACCTGATGGAATTCGTGAACTTGCTTTACAAAAACAAAGAAAAAGTTCATCTTGAACTATTGAAGCAGTTTGTACTAGTTTTGGCACCTTTTGCTCCATTTATTGCTGAGGAAATTTGGGGAGAACTTGGCGGGGATTTTTCAGTTCACCAGCAAAGCTGGCCAGAGTTTGATTCTTCGGCTTTGGCGAAAAAATATGTTACTGTTGTTGTGCAGGTCAACGGAAAAATGAGAGACAAAATTGAGGTCAGTAGTGAGGCCGCGGAAGAGGAAGTAACCCGCTTGGTTGTTGACCGACCCAAAATAAAAAATTACACTCAAGGCAAGAGAATAAAGAAAACGATCTTCGTCAAAGGGAGACTCGTCAATTTAGTTGTTTAAGTTTGGAGACCTCTGTAGAGGGCAGCTACAGCTAAGTGTTCCAACCAAATTTTTTAAAAGAAACTATCTGGAGGAAATCGTGCGCGACAATACCTATTTGCAGTCACGTCTTGACTGGCTTTGGGAAAAATACTTTCCCGATGTTGAACAGAAGAACAAAGTTTATATCAAATTTGGCCGAGCCGCAAAGTATCGCTTTGGCTCGATCAGACTTTGCTACGAGGACAACGGCAGCCACATTCTCATCAACGGGATCTTTAAAGACGATGAGTTTCCCAAAGAAATCATTGATCATACGATTGCCCATGAGATGGTTCATTACGCCCAGGGTTTTTCCTCACTCCGACCCCAAATGCACTCCTATCCGCACCGCGGTGGGGTGATTGACAAAGAACTTAATGATCGAGGTTTAAAGCATTTAGTTTTCTTCTACAACGTTTGGATCGTGCAGTACAAAAAAAGTCTAGGAATTTTCGACTGAGTCTCCAAACAAACTTTACTCCTCTAAAAACTCAAAATTTACTCTTGAAATTCTTTTACTTGCTCCTTATACTGCGATAAGAAAATTTTCTGCTATGGAAGAGAACCCCGTTGTGGATTCAATTTTAGAGTTTACTGACAAAAACAAGGTCCCAATTTTACTCGGGTTGGGCGGTATCGTGTTTGTTCTCCTTGGTCTTCTGGCCCCTAGTTTTAGCAAAAGCAAAACCCTCCCTGAGATTACAGAGTCTGGAAGCAGCAACTCGTTCATTAGAGTAGATGTTGAAGGCGCTGTCAACAAACCCGGGGTCCATCGAGTTGCGAGTGATGGTCGGGTTGAGGATGCCCTCAGGGAGGCCGGAGGTTTGAACAAGGAGGCAGACAGGGAAAGAATTGCCGAAACCATCAACCTAGCAGCCAAGCTCATCGACGGCCAGAAGATTTATTTCTTTCAAATCAATGATCAGAGCAGCCCTGCCTCTTCCTCAACCTTGATCAATATCAACCTAGCTACTAGCAAAGATCTCGATACTTTGCCAGGAATTGGCCCAGTCACGGCCGAGAAAATAATTAACGCCCGACCCTTTGCTAGTATTGAGGATCTCAAAGCAAGAAAAGTTGTTTCCAACTCAGTTTACGAAAAAATCAAGGATTTGATTAGTGCCAACTAAAAAAACAGCCGTTCTTCTTTTAGTTATCTTTATCTCGGCTTTGCTTTGGGTGCGTTGGGTCATCTACAGACAGACCTTACCGGAGATAACCGACCAAGGGAGAGTCACTATCAAAGGGACACTTTTGGAAGAGCCAATCGAAAAAGGGAACTTGTATTTCTTTACTCTCAACAGAACCAGAGTTTACAGTCGAGAAAACCTTCACTACGGAGAAGTCGTCGGTCTGACCGGAACTCTTGAAAAGGGAAGACTCTACCTTCCTGAGGTAAAAAGACTAGGGGGCGCAAGTTGGTTAAATTCAAATCTCCACAGACTACGACTTAGCCTCAAGGAAAAAATAAACTTTCTGTTTCCGCAGCCCGAGTCAGGGTTGATGAATGGGGTTTTGCTGGGAATAAAAAGTGAGCTAAGCCCTGGGCTGGGAGAGGATTTAAAGAGAAACGGAACGATTCATGTGGCAGTTGTTTCCGGCTACAACATCACTGTTGTTGGCGGCCTCTTTTTGGCTCTAGCAAAATTTTTGGGACGCAAAAAAGCGCTACTTTTAAGTTTGCTTGCGATTTCTTTCTACAGTTTGGTTACCGGTCTTGGAGCTCCTACCCTTCGAGCCGCTCTCATGGCTAGTATTGCTTATTTGGGGGTGCTCAGTGGAAGGGTAGTTTACCCGGTCTACAGCCTTTTTTTGGTTGCTCTTGTTTTGTATTTTCTAAATCCAGAAATAATCTTCGATATTGGTTTTCAGCTTTCTTTTTTCGCTACTCTGGGTATTTTGCTTTTTTCCGATCGAATCAGAAAGTTCACCAAACGCTTACCAGCTTTGTTAAAGGAAGATTTGGCCATTACCCTTTCTGCCCAGATCTTGGTTGTTCCAATCATCTTTTATTATTTTGGAACCGTCTCTCTAGTTTCACCTTTGGCTAATGCCCTCACTCTCTGGACTATACCCTTTGTGACTATAGTTGGTTTTGTAGTACTTTTTATCAGTTTTATCTATTTACCAATGGCCTCAATTTTTGCTTTGCTGCCCCTTTTTGGGCTTAAGTTTTTTATTCTGGTCAACGCCTTTCTTGCCTCTTTGTCTTTTGCAAGCCTGAGTTTGGAGAAAAACAATCTCTTCTTGCTTTTAGGCTACTATTTAAGCGTGGCTTCTTTAGTAATTTTTTATAAAACCAACTATGTTTCTAAAAAAACTTAAACCAATTCATTTTCTAATCCTGACTTTGGCCCTGAGCGCGACCTTTTTTTCTTTGCTCTATTTTCAAAGGCCAGACAGTAAGCTTCATATCAAAATTTATGATGTTGGCCAAGGGGACTCAATCTTTATCCGCACCGCCGCTGGCTACAAAATCTTGGTTGATGGAGGTCCGGACAATTCAGTTCTTGAGCAACTAGCCAAAGACATTCCGGCTTGGGATCACAAAATTGACTTTTTGATTCTTACTCATCCTCAAGCAGATCACCTTACCGGTCTTATAGAAGTGGTCAAAAGGTATCAAATAGGTAAGTTAATCTATAGCGGAGTGGTCAACAACACCAAAAACTACAAAACCTGGGAGGAACTAGTCGAGGAGAAAAAGATTGACAAAGAGATTGTCAGCGCCGGAGAAGAAATAAATTTTCCTGATAAAACCGAGATCAAATTTCTTTGGCCCAGAGAAGAGCACCCAATTGTCAAAGACCTTAATGAAGCCTGTGTAGTTTTTGAATTGAACTTCGGCAACTTCTCTGGTCTCTTTACTGGGGACGCAGATCAACAAGTTCAGCCCTACAGCGGAAACATTGGTGAGATAGATTTTCTTAAAGTACCCCACCACGGCTCTAAAACTTCTTTGCAGCCAACCTTCTTTATGAGACTTTCACCCACTGTTTCAGCGATATCGGTGGGAGCGAAAAACAAGTACGGGCATCCACGAGCAGAGCTATTAAATTTGTTAACCTCAATAAAAGATAACAAAGTCTATCGTACTGATAAAAACGGTACAATAGAAGTTGTTAGTGACGGTCAAAGCTGGTACACTAGCCTAGAAAGAGGTAACTAAACTTGATTAAACAAGAAATAAGCTATTTATTGAAGCAAGCTCTTGAGCAAATTCCCTTGGAAAACAAAGATATTTCCACGGAGGTTTTCAAAGGAAAGTTCGGAGATTATTCGACTAATCTAGCCTTTAAGCTTGCTGAAGCTAACAATAGCAAAGATACTAGCGAGATTGCTAAAAAAATCGTGGCTGAGATAAAAAATAACAACCTTTTTGAAAAGGTCGAAATAGCCGCGCAAGGCTTTATTAACTTCTATTTAAGCCCTGAGTTTCTCCAAAAAGAGCTACAAATAATAACCGAAAAAAAAGAAAGCTTTTCGCGACTAGAAATTAATAAAGGAAAAAGTGCGCGAGTAGAATACATCTCGGCGAATCCAACTGGCCCGCTGCATTTGGGCAACGCCAGAGGAGGCCCTTTGGGTGATACTCTAGCCAATGTTTTGGCGGAATCTGGCTACCAGGTTTTAAGAGAGTACGTTCACAACGATATCGGAGGTCAAGTTGAAAGACTGGGCAGATCACTTTTTCACTATATAAAAATAGAACAAAATGTACAATCTGAGCTTCAGGAAGATGACTATAAAGGTGAGTATGTCAAGGAATTGGCAAAGGAAGCAAGCAAAAAAATTGCTCTGGAAAAACTTGCCAACGAAGAAGAGGCAGTCAGGGCTCTTTCTGACTTTGCTTTAAACAAACTTTTTGACGAAAATTTGCTCGTGGTCGAGGGGTTGGGGATTGAGATCGACAAGATCTTTAATGAAAGCGATTTTCTTATCAGCGGCGAAACTGAAAAGGTCATCAAAAAACTACAAGCTTTAGGTTTGACCCAGGAAAAGGAGGGGGCAGTTTGGTTTGCACCAAACGATGATTATTTAGAGGATCGAGAGGCAGTCTTGGTGAAAAGCGATGGCAAACCAACTTATTTTGCCAATGATATTGCCTATCACAACCTCAAGTTTAAAGATAAACCAGATTTGGTTATTGATATCTTTGGTAGTAACCACCACGGCCATGTGCCCAAACTACAAGCGGCAATCTCTGCTTTGGGATACGATTTAGCTAAATTTAGAGTCATTTTGTACCAGTATGTTCGATTAAAAAAAGGAGAGGCAGTTGTGAAAATGGCCAAGAGAACTGGTGATTATGTTACGGCGGAGGAGGTATTAAAAGAGGTAGGTAAGGATGCTTTTCGCTTCTTTCTCTTGCAGCGCAGCCCTGAAACACATATGGATTTTGATTTAGAGCTGGCCAAAAAAGAATCAGATGACAACCCAGTCTATTACATTCAATACGCCTATGCTCGTATGAGTAGTCTTATCGCCAAAGAAAATAGAGAAAAAGCGGTCAAAGTAGATCTAAAACTCATTAAAGAAGATCAAGAACTGGAACTGATCAAAAAACTAATTGAACTACCGGAGTTGGTCGAGACTATCTCAAAAAATTTTGCGGTTCACCAGCTGACGAACTATGCACTTGAACTGGCTGACTGTTTTAACCGCTTTTATGAGGCTTGTCGCGTCATTAGTGAGGACAAAGAAATGACTGACTCAAGGTTAAATTTGGTTTCTGCTGCTAAAATAACTCTGGGCAATACTCTACGCTTGTTGGGTATTTCAGCTCCAGAAAGGATGTAGTGCCAGAACAATTAAAACTTTCTTCTCCTTAACCGTAGTTCTAATATTTATTTTTGCTTTTTTGTCTTTATCCCTAAACAAGTTTGGTAAAGATTTTTTTCAAGAGCTTAGCAAAATAGAGACTAGCTCGAGGCTTTTGGGTTTGGAAAAAAATTCAGATTCAAGACAGCCTCAAGGCAAAATGATCAGTAAATTCGCGCTCTTCAGTGATACACATTCAGACTCAGAAAACACTGCAAAAGCTCTCGTGCAGGCTAAAGAGGAAGGAGCCGGGTACATCGTTCACAGCGGAGACTGGAGCAAAGTGGGGACTCTTGAAGAGCTTAAGGAGCAAAGGGAGCTATTGAGCAAAAGCAAGCTACCTTTTTGGGGAGTGCTTGGTGATCACGACCTTTGGCAATCAGGAACGGAGAACTTTAGAGAAGTCTTTGGTTACACTTACACAAGCTTTGACAAAAATGGGGTTCACCACATTCTTCTCGATAGTTCTGACACTAGTCTTGGCCTGGGTGAAAAACAACTCTCTTGGTTAGAAGAAGATTTAAAAGTTAACGCCGGCAAGATAACTTTTATTTTCATGCATTTGCCGCCCTATAATCCCTACAACGCTCGGACAATTTGGGAGAAGGGGGGTAGCAATAGCACTATCAAAGGTCAGGTTGATAAATTTCTGAAGCTTATAAAGGGAAAAGTGGCAGGAATTTTTTCTGGGGACCAGCATTTTTCTTCCAGCTACACAGAGCCTGCTAGCCATGTTAAAATAACCATCGTCGGTGCTGTTACGGGTGAAAGAAACTTACAGCAGCCGCGTTTTGATATCGTTGAAGTTTACGACTCAGGGGAATTTAGAGTCAGCGAAGAGATTATTAAATAGGTTTTGTTATTGATAAAGGTTCAAATGCAAGCAAAGGTAAAAAAACTAAGGAATAATTTGAGTTTGATGACGGTAAATCTACCTGCTTTTAAATCCGTTACCATCCTTGTTTTCGTTGCCACCGGATCTCGCTACGAGATAAAGAGAACCAATGGCATTGCTCATTTTGCGGAGCACATGTTTTTTAAAGGTACGAAGAAGCGACCAACGGCAGCAGATATTTCAGCCACTATCGATGGGATTGGTGGAGAGTTTAACGCCTTCACCTCAAAGGAATACACTGGCTACTATGTTAAGGGTTCCTCGCAGCATTTAGATCTGATCATGGACGTTTTGTCCGACATGCTTCTCAATTCAAAATTCGAACAGAAAGAGATTGATAAAGAACGTGGCGTTATCGGGGAAGAGCTGCGTATGTATCTGGACCAACCAATGCGCTACGTTGCGGAAATTTATGAAGAGCTTCTTTATGGGGACCAGCCTTTGGGTTGGGATACAGTTGGTACTCTGGAGTCTTTGACCAATATCAACCGAGATCAGTTTCTGGGTTACTTAGACGATTATTACCATCCGAACAACATGCTGGTTGTCATCGCCGGAGATATTACTGAGGAGAAAGCAGAAGCCCTGACCGATAAATATTTTGGTAGTTTGCAAGATAAAGAGACAAAAAAATTTCTTCCGGCCAAATTTTCACAAGCTCAGCCCGCAGTCCGGCTCTTTGAAAAAGACACGGAACAAGCCCATTTTTGTCTTGGGGTTCGTTCTTTGCCTTTGGGAAATCC contains:
- the leuS gene encoding leucine--tRNA ligase, encoding MRPYLPKEIEAKWRKRWESAKSFEVDIEKAPEPFYNLMMFPYPSGEGLHVGHVYAFGGADTFGHYMKMKGKDVFEPMGFDSFGIHSENFAIKQGKHPKELIEQTTKYFREEQLKKLGALFDWQHSVTTSDPDYYRWTQWLFIQLFKAGLAVRKKAKVDWCPSCKTVLADEQVIGGKCERCGTEVESKELEQWFFKITDYAQRLLDNLEKIDWSETTKTMQKNWIGRSDGAEIKFKLRNVPGQEDGKHSVSVYTTRPETIFGATFLVISPETVKSWLEVGWKASDEVKSYVEESLNKTEITRQEEGKDKTGIDSEIKAVHPLTGELLPVWVADYVLGSYGSGAIMAVPAHDRRDYAFAKKFKLPIVEVIDGQVSDKEVWEGEGKLINSRQFNGQSTQEAKNNISKYLEENQYGSVKVNYHLRDWLISRQRYWGPPIPMIYCSKCAEEGKSWFTSEEAKNWQNEKLKIKSGKILHSSFSILNSQMVGWYPVSEKDLPVELPEIEDYQPKGSGVSPLSSLPEFVSVKCPSCGEDAKRETDVSDTFLDSSWYFLRYPSTKVKNEPFDRSLTKKWLPVDMYIGGNEHAVLHLLYTRFITMVLRDQGWLNFEEPFKKFRAHSLITYKGAKMSKSRGNVINPNEYMDTYGTDTLRMYLLFIGPYDQGGEFNDRAIAGMFRFLARVWTLTQEVKEKPGHQIDPEQNKKLQELIKNLDRGISSLKFNTSIAYLMEFVNLLYKNKEKVHLELLKQFVLVLAPFAPFIAEEIWGELGGDFSVHQQSWPEFDSSALAKKYVTVVVQVNGKMRDKIEVSSEAAEEEVTRLVVDRPKIKNYTQGKRIKKTIFVKGRLVNLVV
- a CDS encoding MBL fold metallo-hydrolase, which gives rise to MFLKKLKPIHFLILTLALSATFFSLLYFQRPDSKLHIKIYDVGQGDSIFIRTAAGYKILVDGGPDNSVLEQLAKDIPAWDHKIDFLILTHPQADHLTGLIEVVKRYQIGKLIYSGVVNNTKNYKTWEELVEEKKIDKEIVSAGEEINFPDKTEIKFLWPREEHPIVKDLNEACVVFELNFGNFSGLFTGDADQQVQPYSGNIGEIDFLKVPHHGSKTSLQPTFFMRLSPTVSAISVGAKNKYGHPRAELLNLLTSIKDNKVYRTDKNGTIEVVSDGQSWYTSLERGN
- the argS gene encoding arginine--tRNA ligase — translated: MIKQEISYLLKQALEQIPLENKDISTEVFKGKFGDYSTNLAFKLAEANNSKDTSEIAKKIVAEIKNNNLFEKVEIAAQGFINFYLSPEFLQKELQIITEKKESFSRLEINKGKSARVEYISANPTGPLHLGNARGGPLGDTLANVLAESGYQVLREYVHNDIGGQVERLGRSLFHYIKIEQNVQSELQEDDYKGEYVKELAKEASKKIALEKLANEEEAVRALSDFALNKLFDENLLVVEGLGIEIDKIFNESDFLISGETEKVIKKLQALGLTQEKEGAVWFAPNDDYLEDREAVLVKSDGKPTYFANDIAYHNLKFKDKPDLVIDIFGSNHHGHVPKLQAAISALGYDLAKFRVILYQYVRLKKGEAVVKMAKRTGDYVTAEEVLKEVGKDAFRFFLLQRSPETHMDFDLELAKKESDDNPVYYIQYAYARMSSLIAKENREKAVKVDLKLIKEDQELELIKKLIELPELVETISKNFAVHQLTNYALELADCFNRFYEACRVISEDKEMTDSRLNLVSAAKITLGNTLRLLGISAPERM
- a CDS encoding metallophosphoesterase codes for the protein MISKFALFSDTHSDSENTAKALVQAKEEGAGYIVHSGDWSKVGTLEELKEQRELLSKSKLPFWGVLGDHDLWQSGTENFREVFGYTYTSFDKNGVHHILLDSSDTSLGLGEKQLSWLEEDLKVNAGKITFIFMHLPPYNPYNARTIWEKGGSNSTIKGQVDKFLKLIKGKVAGIFSGDQHFSSSYTEPASHVKITIVGAVTGERNLQQPRFDIVEVYDSGEFRVSEEIIK
- a CDS encoding ComEC/Rec2 family competence protein; its protein translation is MPTKKTAVLLLVIFISALLWVRWVIYRQTLPEITDQGRVTIKGTLLEEPIEKGNLYFFTLNRTRVYSRENLHYGEVVGLTGTLEKGRLYLPEVKRLGGASWLNSNLHRLRLSLKEKINFLFPQPESGLMNGVLLGIKSELSPGLGEDLKRNGTIHVAVVSGYNITVVGGLFLALAKFLGRKKALLLSLLAISFYSLVTGLGAPTLRAALMASIAYLGVLSGRVVYPVYSLFLVALVLYFLNPEIIFDIGFQLSFFATLGILLFSDRIRKFTKRLPALLKEDLAITLSAQILVVPIIFYYFGTVSLVSPLANALTLWTIPFVTIVGFVVLFISFIYLPMASIFALLPLFGLKFFILVNAFLASLSFASLSLEKNNLFLLLGYYLSVASLVIFYKTNYVSKKT
- a CDS encoding pitrilysin family protein, translated to MQAKVKKLRNNLSLMTVNLPAFKSVTILVFVATGSRYEIKRTNGIAHFAEHMFFKGTKKRPTAADISATIDGIGGEFNAFTSKEYTGYYVKGSSQHLDLIMDVLSDMLLNSKFEQKEIDKERGVIGEELRMYLDQPMRYVAEIYEELLYGDQPLGWDTVGTLESLTNINRDQFLGYLDDYYHPNNMLVVIAGDITEEKAEALTDKYFGSLQDKETKKFLPAKFSQAQPAVRLFEKDTEQAHFCLGVRSLPLGNPDRYKISVLNTVLGAGMSSRLFLEVRERRGLAYYVRGSVDEYLDAGAVTFQAGVEPKKIEEAIKVVLAELNKIAEKGLSSVELNKAKEYMKGKLVLGLEDSRDVAMMFGLEQLLEKKTRTPENIASEIDKVREEDVQEMAKNLFKNEGLNLAVIGPFKDQENFASITKL
- a CDS encoding ComEA family DNA-binding protein, producing the protein MEENPVVDSILEFTDKNKVPILLGLGGIVFVLLGLLAPSFSKSKTLPEITESGSSNSFIRVDVEGAVNKPGVHRVASDGRVEDALREAGGLNKEADRERIAETINLAAKLIDGQKIYFFQINDQSSPASSSTLININLATSKDLDTLPGIGPVTAEKIINARPFASIEDLKARKVVSNSVYEKIKDLISAN